ACCCTCTCACATCTAGGAAAGGGTACAATCAGCATTTAGTCCCAGGTCAAATGACTCTGAAACATGATGACCAGGAGGCcactttagcttttttttttcccgacgTGCTGCTTTGACTTGCTGCAATGcagtgtgtttacctgtgttttcaaaaaaaaaaaacaaaccaaaaaaacctGCATACATGCACTGATTTAAGTGCAAAGATGGTTTTATGTGATCATAACAAGAGGCCCTGAAGCTTCTCTGGCTCATTCTGGCCAAGCACCTTACAAGGATGTTGGAAAGGAAATGGTCAGAATCAAGATAACCTCCCACGTAGTGTTGTTCTACTATTGTTCTATAACTCCCACAATGAAATACACTCTGCTTTCTTGGAAAAAGTCCTAAGCTTTAAATTAAAGTCTCCAAAGCTTATTCACGATGATCCCGATGACATCACCAGAGTCTTTTTCTCAGACCTGATAAAGCCCTCCTCACAAACCACAGAGGACATTATGCAACAGTTTTTCATGGTTCAACTTGTCAAGGAAACTGAtcatcagtaaaaaaaaacaaaatcatttttcaTCTATAAAAGCCAAACTTGATCTGTACACGATGGGACTGGACTTTTTAGGCAGGTTTTAAGCTGTGAGGGTGATCTGAAAGCCCTGGGTTGAAAAGCAGAACTTGGTTGGCCGCTTCCAGACAAAGTGAAGGATTTGTTAACACTACTCACACCAGACCTGTTTATTTACATACACTAACCGTCACCATCCATTACATATACTATACCAATGTATGCAGacacatacaaactaacagCTTCGTGTGAGCCACGGTCACACAAAACCACAGCTGACAGGAGCCAAGAGATCATCATTCGCTCATTTGTTAACAAACATATATTTTCTGTGAACAGCCTCTGAGCCTCGCTGCCACCAGCAACACCGGCCGACAgccaaaaaacacatattttctgAGGCAACAGAGCGCAGAGGCCTGTGACGGCATAAAAACTGttagcaaaacaaaaagaattcaataggagagaaaaagaaacggCTGATTTCAGCAAAAAGACAAATATGTATATGTGAAATCAAAGACGAGGTAGCAGAGAGGAAAACGTACCAGGCAGAGAGCTAATCTTCGACAAGAGTCGGTTACACAGGATAGAAAGGGGAGAGAGCGCCGGCGGTGACGGGCACCTCGGGAGGTGATTGCTACCATCTGTGGGGGGAGAAGCTGATGGGGGCCTGGGAGAGCAGGCTGGGCACACTGCAGCTCCATCAGTTTGCTTTGGCACAGGGATGAAACGCTACATCGCACTACTAGATTACATGTGgctctcacacatgcacaaggAGATGcgtatgcgcacacacacacacacacacacacacacacacacacacacacacacacacacacttggcctCGGGCAGCCGCAGCGCATTTCCTAAGGTTTTAACCCAGCTGACATGAGCGCTGTTATTTGACACTTTGCTGTCtttaacatttgtttcaccATGTTTCCTGCTTGCCAGAGAGCCTTTATGGGTGGCTTCATGTGAAAAAGCATCAGTCCTCTGCGGGTTGGCCGATGACCAAAGTTGCAATACTTGACAGAGGGAATAAAAGCGTAGAGCGGAGCTAAAAGTACAGACCAATCAAACAGACCGAGCCCCTTGTTGTCTGGGCCAGATAAAGGAAGCACCTCTTGCTTCATGCCCTTAGAAACGCCAACCAAACAAAACTCACACGCCGCATGTTTGTTGGCCTCTCTGAGCCGCGGCCCCTGCGTCTCATGCTAACCACCCCACAGGCATCATTTCATAGGGGCTGTTGATTTTAGAACAACATTCCTCGGCTGTGTAATTATTCGAAAACACAGGAGGTTTCTTTCTCAAATCACTTTCTTTCACTCtgcccccccaacacacacacacacacacacacacaaacatctcatGCTCATTTGTGCGTTGCGCTGTAAGTAATTGAAGTGTCGGTTCCCCGATAGCCTCCAGCGAccggtggtggcggcggcggcggaggtGGGAGGAGTGGGAGGGTCTTTAAGTCAATTAGCAAAAGTAAGAACATGGCACATACATGCGGTGATATCGCGGCAGCTCTGGCTTGTCTCGTCCTCGCTCGTCTATATTTGGCATCTCGCTGAGCTTCATATCACGTTGCCCCCTAGGGACGGTTAACCGAACTTCAGCTGGCCTCGGAGGACAATTTCAGGGCTGCTGTGTGGAAATACGAAGCAATCGGGTGAGTTTAACTTTGCTCTACCCGAGTCCAAACAACGCTGTGTGGCTCGAGACCGAACAACGCGGTGTCGCAAGAACGAAAGCACACAAACCCTGCTCCACGCCATACCACGATTGAGAAACTATAACATGCGGCATCCAAAATCATGCAAACTCACAGAACTGCACCACGGTTTTCATGAATGTCTTTCTTTCATGTGTTCGAGAATGAGGTCATTCTCAATCACCAGGCCTGAAGAGTGTCTTGGCTAATCTGCGCTACGACTGGAACATGGGCCTGACCTCTGCCTGCCCTTGCGTGGAGATGTGGAGGGGCGGCGGTCTTgggtgatggggggggggggggggggatggtgTGAAAGGATGGAGGAGGCCTATATTGAAATTCTAATCAGCATCAAGTAACCATCTGCCCCCTCGTCAGGCGATGGGGAAAGTAgcgaagagaaagagaaatacaTTTGTGCTTCTGTGGTCTTCGGAGTTTCCACAGACCTGCGGGCTGTGATCTGAGCCCACTTCCTGGCTGCCCTCGCACACAttcgcacatgcacacacctctGCTGGATCACGATGCTTTCCCTCTGAAACCCATCTGTCAAATTCCCCCTAATTCCGGCTAATagtttccacaaaaaaaaaaagaggctgggCCCGGCGTAAACCACGAGCCCGCACAAAACGTTTGAGAGGGCGAGTGACAAGGATCGGATGTCTCCTCCTTCTTGCGCTGTAAAAACTCAAATTAAGCAGCTCATTCATTAGTGTGGCAGACATGATCTAATAACATCtattatacaacttttttgGGAGGGAGTAACTCATTTGTGGGCATTTCCCTCCAGGTGACGACATGGACGGATGAGAGTCTACTTCTTTTGCTGATTGATTTAATTTCCCAGGAAACTCCTCTTTCTCGTTCAGGAAAAACAGAACACCGTATCGCTAGCTGGACTCAATGTGTCTAAATTTACTATTCAAATATTCGCCGCCACACCCAAACACTACAGCGGAGCAGGAACACCCGGTACTGCTATCCACCGCAGCTAGCTCACCTGCATTTCTGGCAAATCAGCCCCAATGGCAATCCAAACAGCCTTCATGTGACCTCTGGATTTTAACGCTATGAATGCATACCAGTGTGCCTGGCGCAACACTGGGAAACAGACCTGGCTTGGCTGGTCCATTAGGGATGGATGGTGTCTGGCCCAGCATCCTATAAGCAGTGCTGTGGACTTCCTGCAGTCCAAAATGAGGGGAAGGGAAGGGCTGGAGAATAGAAACAGCTCGGTGCCACAGCCTACAGGGCCAAGATGGCTGCAGAGAGCTCCTCCGCAGCCATAAATGATCATCTACTCAGGATGTCACATTGTCGTCAGGTCCACAAGAGGCCTCTTCATCTTGTGCTGTGACTTTGGCAGAGTTTATTGAGCCATGATACACCGTCTCACATTTTTTAAGTCAACAGAAAAGTATTTACATTACAGCATCGAGCATGCCAGCAGAAAAGCCAATGCTCAATCACTACCAGTAACCAAATAGCTCTTATCCATCTGTTTCCTCATTCTGTCCTTGCGGCTCAAACTCCGGGGCAGATAAATCACAGCTTTTTCCATCAGGTCTCCATCAGTACAAACAGACATGCTCCTTTACGAGGCTGCCCTCTCTGACTACTAGAGCAGAGGATTTGTAAACCGATGTCTCGAGGCAGGATTCATCGTGAGGGAGGCGGCAGATgggcgcgcgcgcgtgtgtgtgtgcgtgtgtgtgtgcatggctTGTGTCTGGAGACAGTATGCGAGCTTGCCAAGAGCTCAGACAGTAATCTTGGTGCGGCGCATGTCAAACATTTAGTGAGGCAAGCGAGCAATCCGACCAGCCTGTTGTAGAGAGTGTTCCCGTTCTGCGGGGTGAGGACTTCGGTCGAGGCCGCGAAGAGCAAAGCCTTAACAATGACGTTCAAAGTGGCGACATCGGCTACCAGGCACGCCATTTCTCACGGCCTGACACACGCAGAGGTGGGATGTGAAACAACTATTGATTCTGCTCCACATCTGCCCACAAACCATCTCCCCGTCAACTTAACCTTGTCACCACCCCACAAAGGATCATGAcctcagccccccccccccctttcagCCCCTACCTCCAACCCAAACAACCACAGGGCCTCGTGAAGGCTCCGGTGACACCTAAGGGACTCCTCGCCTCTGTAACTTGCCACTCTGACACACTCGCCCAGTCTAAATACTTACACCTTGCTGCCATGGCGGCGTGCCTCAGGGCTTGCCGTGGAGCCCGCCACCATTTGTGCACCgtgtgagaaagaaaagcaagcagacaaaTCAACAAGGGGCGGGTGCGTTTTAATATACACTGGAGGGGCTTTTTTAATGCTACTTCGAGGATACTTTGGAACCGTTTCTAGCTGTAAAGAGGCCTTTAACATGAAATTGGGGACATCTGGGACCGGCTCTTTTGGCGTGTCCGGATGTGTGATCAGGTATAGCGTGCAGCTTTGCAATAGGCATTAACTGCCCTGTATCAACACTAGGATTAGGTCATCAGAGTTGGCTGGAGGAGCCGGGCTGTTTAGTCCAGAAGTCGTGGATGGAAGTGACATATCAGTCCCGCCGAGGAGGGATCTGCGGGAAGCGGGTGTAACGTTTCGGAAACAGCTACGGGACATTTGAAAGAGGGCGTGCGCGAGAACACACTGAGGGATTTGCAGGATATTGTTGTGAAAGGAGGCTAGGTGTGTGAGCGGTTTGGTGTGCATCTGCGAGTGAGCAAGGGTGTCGAGGGTAGATGGGGAAGCCAAAGACAGGCCGGAGTCCAACGCTCCTCTGGCTCTGTCACTCTCTGTCCCCTTTAAACAGATCTGGCAGTGTTCAATGCTAAACATGATCCCAGGCCAGCTCACTGGGCAATTATAACATGTTAGAAAAATAcacactgtttttctgtttttttttctctctggggCTGTAATTGGACATCATTATGGGGTAAGGTTAAAATGGGGACAGCGGTTCCTaatatggttttattttcttgcccAAACAATTTTTATGACAGGCAAAATTGACCTGAATTATGTTCCACCTATGTCTATTTATACTAAACAGAAGAACGCTGTGAAAGTTACCAGCAGAGAAACGCCAACACGTCGGAGAAAAAACACGGTGCAACATGGCATGGAATTAATATACGAGCTAAAATATCACATCAAAAAACCTGTTATCATCTAAAAGCCTAATCCAATACAAAGGTAATCCATTTAGATTAACAAAAATTGCCACAGAAATTGCCATAATCTTACCTGGCAGGCTTTCAGAGCCCGTCTGGATGACTTTTACAAAGCATGTCTTGAGGTAAAAAGCGAACGCTGCCAAATAACATTCTTGGATGACTTAGCTGCAGCCGCGTGCCAATGACTCGAGCTGTTGTCATCCGCTGTTTAGACTTGCTCGTGAAAAAGAGTATTTTCATAGACAAGTCcagaaaacatgatttttgtTGAAAGTAGGCCTGTAGAGGGACGGTAAATAGAGAgtgggggggttggggggctgatgggaaatgcaaaaagaaagagGATGGGCTCGTGTTTTGAGAGACGTTTGCTAAGGTTGCGAGCTCGAACCACTCGGCGCTACCAGGGCTCCTCACCTGTGTAAACACAAACCCATCCGGTGTGTTCTGGAAACATTTCTTAATTACCCATGTGACAGTCAACCACAGGTCATAATAGTTAAAGCTCTCCTGTTTTGtacctccctctccctctccctctttctccggtgtatgtgtgtgtgtgaataaatcGTTGGCCTGTTTTTACACCGCTGTCCTCATATCCTGAAAATGAGGGCTGAAAAGGTCACGACTCAATCCaaaggagaaataaacaacCTGGATTTTCAAATATGTTCTTATTTTCGTACACTGACtcacttttttacttttacgaCGCTCGCAATTAAACGTTTTTTGTCGCCGTCGTCAAAAAGTTAATAATTGTACTTTATGTTTATCACTGAGGTCATAGTGGATTGTGGTGCTGTACTGGAGTGTGTTACATTCAAAGGCTAATATTCTGCCCCTGTCATGTATGAAAAAGGAGTGGCCAGAATATTAGAAACACCTCTCAGTGTAATGCATTACAACATTACAACCTCAACGATAATCACGtggttaaagggacagttcacctcaaaatcaaagaaatatttttcctctcacctttagcacttttaattaaatctagattgttttggtgtgagagATAGCGATcacagagatgtctgccttctctcaaatATAATGGATGGCTCTCAATCCACTCAAAAACTCAACAGGGATGACTctctccagaaatcatgacccagttggactcaagataatccacagatcttgttgtgagcagtttcatgttggAACTATTTCCCCTCTACTAAACCACACCCGGCAACCGTATCAATGCACACAAGGAAGCCTGGATCTTCTGATGGTGATGAGGCTTGTACTTGCAGAGGAGCACTGTCAGGAGAGGCAAATGGTTGGGGCCTCCCAAAGCAATCTGGGAAAACTTTGGCACATTTTGCAATGATAACTATAAACCCCCTTAAACCTCTTATAAAGGCACTTCACTGAGCACCACTGCATCTTCCAATTCAATGATTTATGTGTTGAtgattaattttgttttcaattgctctgattttggggtgaactgcccctttaattCAATATCTACATCTTACAGAATCTTTGTAGAGGCAGATTTTATGGCAGAGTTGTTGCATTAGTTCACATTACATTGTACAAGTGTACCTAATGATGTGGCCAGAGAGTGTAAATGGTGTGTGCTATTGTTTAGTCCCATTGCCTCATTAGGAAGTTTGAGATGTATTCAGGAGATTATCTCTGTGAAATACTGTAATGAGGCCGTGATTCATTAGAAGGGCAAAGAAGCCAAACATGGAAGAGAGTTTATGAAGGAGTGGGTGTCAGCATATCACATTTCCTTTTATAAGGGCTACTAAACTGACGTGGAAGGGTATGTATTTATCCTCTGATGAACTCTGTAAAGCCACTGTATGAGGTCTCTTTTTAGAAAGTGTGTTGTGCTAAATGTAGGCTGTCAGAAGCGGTCTGCATTGTTTCCAGGCAGAGAGAAATCTGCAGTTTGTTCCACAGCCGGCCGACTGAAACATGTTAAAAGCACATAAAGAATGACATATAGAGGGAAAGACTTACGCAGACACTCATTGGCCTCGCGGGCATTGGCCCTCTGCCACGGCCGGTCGTAGTGAAAGGGCTTGCAGCGGTCACATTCAGGTCCCTCTGTGTTGTGCTTGCAGTCGCACACCAGCTTGCCTTCCTTGTCTTTCAGGCAGCGGGAGCCGTGTCCGTTGCATTTACACCTCCCGCCCACCTGGAAGTCTCCCACTGCATAGAAATAAGTTGGCAGCGTGGATGTCACCGCTGTTGGGTCGTCGTCCCGCCCTCCGCTGTTGCTTCCAGCCCCCAGTCCCAGCTCCCGGGGTAGCTGGGGCCGGCTGAAGACCACGCGGATGTCGGTGACAGTCACCCAGTCCTGGAGGACGGGGCTGTTGTCGAAGTCTTTGCCAGAGGGCCGTCCATCCAGAGTGCTGAAAGCGATGAGTCCTCCAGAGAGCGGGTAGAGGTCAGTGTGGCCATCTGTACATAGCGCTTCCTGTTCATTCTGCTTGGTGATGGTTGCCTTGTTGGGCCGATTGTACATGCGTCGGCACTGTGAGGAGTAGTACTGGTAGGGCATCCAGGTCTTGCCGTAGTCCATGCTCTTGTATATAGCCAGGGATTCTGGTCGCGGTGAACAGAACTGCAGGCTGACGTAGGTGATCTCAAACTTTTTACCGAGCGACAGGGTGAGAGTCACGTTGTGGGGCGAGGTGTTCAGATTCTCCGACTGCCAGCAGGTGAGGTTGTGGGCTGAGTTGAGGTCAGTGAGGTAGGACGCTGGATGGGCACGGCGAGGGTCGGTTGCATCGCAGATTTGGCACGTGCGCACGGAAGGCCGGTCGTCACCCCGCTCCACCACGCTGCAGGAGCGGGACGGAGGCCGGCCGCAGATGCTGGACACCGCCACCTCCTTGCCGAAGGCAGCGTTGATGAACTCGGGGATACAGCGGCGGGCTGCTCCTGTGTCGTCATAGCAAGGGTCCGGCGGGGTCTGCTGGCCTGCGAAGGGGTTGGCGGCACTGTGGGTGGAGGCTGAGCATGCCAGGAGGCACAGGCCCAACAGGCACCTCCAGGGTTCCCTCATCCTGCTCAGAGggcctgtgtgtgagtgtgtgcctgCGTTTATGCAccgatgagtgtgtgtgtgtgtgtgtgtacccacAAGTCCGAATGTGGATGTATATGTGGCCTTgtgcagacgtgtgtgtgtgtctgtctgtctgtctgtctgtctgtgtgtgtgactgtctcctatgtgtgtgtaagtgtgagtCAGTGGAAGGAGAGTGTCTGAGCTCAGTGACCCTTCACTTCAGGCTGACCAGAGCCCTTCCtgtaagagagagaaacaaacagaagggTCAGTGTTAGACATATTTTTACCATAATAGGATATGAAATTAGAAAGTGATGCGTATTGAATTCTGCTGCGTAAAAAACAAGTTAGTGCATCTTCAAATCCAAACTAAATTGGCTCTCTGATTGTATCTTTTGTACTGTACAATTACGAGTGAATGTTTTCAAGGACTAAAAGCCTGTCAGAGGATAAGACAGTTGGACGGGTGGGGGGCCCGAGAGAAAGGATGTTACCATTTAAAGAGAGACATTAGTGGCTGCAAGTGACTGCATCCTGAATTTCAATGCCGGCCTCTCATTCAGCGCTCCCATTCAGGTCAAAACTGGCCGAGCCTTCTGGTCATGCTTGAGCAGCATGGCAGAAGTTACCCTATAATCCCCGGTGATGCTGCGAAGCAATGGACCGCGGGTGACCCCGGTCAAACCTCTGCTTTAACTATTTCGTGTACAAGGACGTGCCTCTACTTTCCTCTTGCTTGATTTTTGCCGGAATTCGACAGGAGATAAACCGTTGCAACACTATTGTCACACAGAAAAGGGCGGCATTATGCTCATTCACTGGACCAGAAAATTTGCAAAAAAGTGATAGCTATTTGAAGGATTATAGAAGGACTGAGGCCATTCAAGCCTTTCTAAATCTCTCGGTCAAGATAGGTACCTGGATGACATCATTCATACGCTCGCAGCTCGGCGAGGGGCCCTCTCGCTCCCAAAGAGAGAATGATTGAGGGGCGCAGGAGGAGAAAGCTccaaggcaaagaaaaagacagagaaagagatgtATATGGCCTGACGCTTTCTCCTTCCCTAATCCCCTTTTTACTTCCCCGGGTGTCAAACCTAGGAGAGCCCCATTTCAAAAACAGACAGCTGAGGGGTTGAGAAGGCACCCCAGCCCTCTTTTGCGAGGTATTTATTAGATTACAATGAATCACACCCACCGCCTCTTACCCCTCACTCTCCCCTCCTATACCACAGCATCCCTCTTCATCTCCGTAGAACAAAAGGCCGCCTCTGTATCCACTTCAGTCAAGCGGggaaggcagacagacagatttaaaGGGGAGTCggtaaaaacaaaagtttcGTTCTTTTCTTACGCGAGGGGGTCCGAAGCTAGCAAGCCCTAAAAAGGAGCCCAGTGGCCTGGTAAATAGGACCACTCGTCTGTGCTCAAGTGTTTAAACCCTGCCATTTGGCCTCTTCTCAAGCTCAGAGGAGTGGGTGTTAAAGGGAAATAGTGTGAGGGAATTatacagagcagagagacagtGAGGAGGAAAATGTCCCAAAGTGGAAGTAAGAAGGCTTCCATCACTGGATATTGGTAGgtaaatacatatatttcaaaatgtctgatTCATTACTAATACTTACAGGGGCGCTTTGTacatttggagaagaaattctgaaactgaataaacaagctgttctcagaggaaaataaggtccgcagaacactgtttgaagctagaaaggtggcagggtacGCCACATAAAAACCaagtcaaacagtatgaaattgtgtctctttaaggtcagtttgtttattatttatatttgtttaaggtatttttctctttccctaaaactacatactgctcctttaaagatgCTGAGCTCTGAAGCAGCCACTCCAAGAAATCTGAAGACCTGTACATGAAgacacatctttttttaaatcccctGCTATTATAATATTCAATATATGAAAAATGGATCGCAGGGAATGGGCCTGCTCATAAATGGACTGGGCTGCGAGTGTGCCTTGCCAGGACGGATAAGGACGTTGATCAATGACATGTGTCCGAGGACGAGGAGGTTAAAGTGGGCACGCGGGCGGGAGTTCATCAGCCGAGGCACTCCATCAAAAGGCTGGCCGCGGTAAAAGCTGGCGGGCCCCGACACCCACTGGGGAGGGCATGGAGAGGCGGCTGATAGAATTAGCAACTCATTAGCATCCCGGCCCAGCTTCCATCAGCAGCATGTTCATCCAAGAAAAGAGACAGCGGGGAGGCTctgggagaggagaagggggagcAGGAAGGAGGAGTGGAAATTATGACAGgtgagggaagaaaagaaagaaggagtgAGGGGATTATTCAGTCTCAGAATATGACGGGCATGTCGTCGAGGGGAATGAGAGGAAGTTTGAAgaagtttttaaacaaaaaatgaaaaacccAGGCCGGAAAACACTTGACAGGCTTAAGAGATTTGAAAAGAGGACAAACAGGCACAAGGAAAGAGGAGTTTCAGTCGGTAAGAAGTAAAAAGAGGGACAcatgagggggagagagaaaacagcgaGGG
Above is a genomic segment from Sparus aurata chromosome 20, fSpaAur1.1, whole genome shotgun sequence containing:
- the ntn2 gene encoding netrin 2 produces the protein MREPWRCLLGLCLLACSASTHSAANPFAGQQTPPDPCYDDTGAARRCIPEFINAAFGKEVAVSSICGRPPSRSCSVVERGDDRPSVRTCQICDATDPRRAHPASYLTDLNSAHNLTCWQSENLNTSPHNVTLTLSLGKKFEITYVSLQFCSPRPESLAIYKSMDYGKTWMPYQYYSSQCRRMYNRPNKATITKQNEQEALCTDGHTDLYPLSGGLIAFSTLDGRPSGKDFDNSPVLQDWVTVTDIRVVFSRPQLPRELGLGAGSNSGGRDDDPTAVTSTLPTYFYAVGDFQVGGRCKCNGHGSRCLKDKEGKLVCDCKHNTEGPECDRCKPFHYDRPWQRANAREANECLPCNCNLHARRCRFNMELYKLSGRKSGGVCMNCRHNTAGRHCHYCKEGFYRDMARPITHRRACKACDCHPVGAAGKTCNQTTGQCPCKDGVTGITCNRCAKGYQQSRSPVAPCIKIPVVNPTAVVSSTEEPADCESYCKPVKGNLKINMKKYCKKDYAVQVNVLDMETVGDWAKFSVNVVSVYKSRGDPLKRGDNILWVHMKDLACKCPKIQMSKRFLVMGGSDGGTGTAVGAGVAPGTGATSPGAERLGLMADKNSLVIQWRDVWTRRLRKFQRKEKKGKCSKA